A single window of Microbacterium oryzae DNA harbors:
- a CDS encoding M50 family metallopeptidase codes for MDRVGELLHTLGQAVTAVWASATAQVAPPAVPVALLTGAVALAVVLWRPAWRVTRHAITIAHEGFHGVAALATGRSLRGIRLHSDTSGLTLSRGRPRGIGMVLTLLAGYPGPALAGLGSAWLVHRGYPLAMLWLVVALLCLLLLQIRNLFGLWSVAVSAATLVAVSWWAPADVRGAVAATVTWFLLLGSVRPVLELQLQRTRRRGAARTSDADQLAALTHLPGVVWIGVFLALCLTALAIGGFWLLGDPRHLALG; via the coding sequence ATGGACCGCGTCGGCGAGCTGCTTCACACCCTCGGACAGGCCGTCACCGCCGTCTGGGCGAGCGCGACAGCGCAGGTCGCGCCGCCGGCCGTCCCGGTCGCGCTCCTCACGGGAGCCGTCGCCCTCGCGGTCGTCCTGTGGCGCCCGGCCTGGCGGGTGACGCGCCACGCCATCACGATCGCCCATGAGGGCTTCCACGGCGTGGCAGCCCTGGCGACCGGGCGCAGCCTGCGCGGCATCCGCCTGCACTCCGACACCTCGGGGCTCACCCTGTCGCGCGGCAGGCCTCGCGGCATCGGCATGGTCCTCACCCTGCTGGCGGGGTACCCGGGGCCGGCACTCGCCGGTCTCGGATCCGCCTGGCTCGTGCACCGCGGCTATCCCCTGGCGATGCTGTGGCTCGTCGTCGCGCTCCTCTGCCTGCTCCTGCTGCAGATCCGCAACCTGTTCGGGCTGTGGTCGGTCGCCGTCTCAGCGGCGACCCTGGTCGCCGTGTCGTGGTGGGCGCCCGCGGACGTCCGCGGCGCGGTCGCCGCCACGGTCACGTGGTTCCTCCTCCTCGGGTCGGTGCGTCCGGTGCTGGAGCTGCAGCTGCAGCGCACCCGGAGGCGGGGCGCGGCCCGCACGTCCGACGCCGATCAACTCGCCGCGCTCACACATCTCCCGGGAGTCGTGTGGATCGGGGTCTTCCTCGCCCTGTGCCTCACCGCGCTCGCGATCGGCGGGTTCTGGCTCCTCGGCGACCCCCGGCACCTCGCCCTAGGCTGA
- a CDS encoding metal-dependent transcriptional regulator, with protein sequence MASPAADDYLKTVYSHTEWQDDPITPSVLAGKLGVAPSSVTEMVKKLAAAGLVTHVPYGAVRLTPEGARRAVGIVRRHRLIETWLVREMGYGWHEVHDEAEILEHALSDRLLARIDERLGHPTADPHGDVIPDADGAREREPFVLLADAPAGHTGRVLRVRDRDPELLREIEAAGIDVGREVAVTATGVRIDGADVALPVGAAEVIWLTA encoded by the coding sequence GTGGCTTCACCCGCGGCGGACGACTACCTGAAGACGGTGTACTCGCACACCGAATGGCAGGACGACCCCATCACGCCGTCGGTGCTCGCGGGCAAGCTCGGCGTCGCGCCGTCGAGCGTCACCGAGATGGTGAAGAAGCTCGCCGCCGCGGGCCTCGTCACGCATGTCCCCTACGGCGCGGTGCGTCTCACGCCGGAGGGCGCCCGACGCGCGGTGGGCATCGTGCGGCGGCACCGGCTCATCGAGACCTGGCTCGTCCGCGAGATGGGCTACGGATGGCACGAGGTGCATGACGAGGCGGAGATCCTCGAGCACGCGCTGAGCGACCGGCTCCTGGCGCGGATCGATGAACGGCTGGGCCACCCGACGGCCGACCCGCACGGCGACGTGATCCCCGACGCCGACGGCGCCCGCGAGCGCGAGCCGTTCGTGCTGCTCGCCGACGCGCCCGCCGGCCACACCGGACGCGTGCTCCGGGTCCGCGACCGCGACCCCGAGCTCCTGCGCGAGATCGAGGCCGCCGGCATCGACGTCGGCCGCGAGGTCGCGGTCACGGCCACCGGCGTGCGGATCGACGGCGCCGATGTCGCGCTGCCCGTCGGCGCGGCCGAGGTGATCTGGCTCACGGCGTAG
- a CDS encoding ABC transporter ATP-binding protein — protein sequence MITAENLTKRFGAKTAVDGISFEVRPGQVTGFLGPNGAGKSTTMRMVVGLDRPDAGSVTVNGRRFAEHAAPMTEVGALLDAKAVHPGRTAEAHLGMLAATHGIGKARVAEVMELTGITEVARRRIGGFSLGMHQRLGIAATMLGDPHTLLLDEPVNGLDPEGVHWVRGFVRSLAAEGRAIFLSSHLMSEMAQTADHIIVLGKGRVLADAPVGDFLQGAGRERTRVRASDARALGSLLAADGVSITQVSSDVLEVEGVPAARITRVAVGADLDVHELVPLRGSLEDAYLALTGDAVEYRSDPAALAA from the coding sequence ATGATCACGGCAGAGAACCTCACGAAGCGCTTCGGCGCCAAGACGGCGGTCGACGGCATCTCGTTCGAGGTGCGACCGGGGCAGGTGACCGGCTTCCTCGGCCCGAACGGCGCCGGCAAGTCGACCACGATGCGGATGGTCGTGGGTCTCGATCGCCCGGACGCCGGCTCGGTCACGGTGAACGGACGCCGCTTCGCCGAGCACGCCGCCCCGATGACGGAGGTCGGCGCGCTCCTCGACGCGAAGGCCGTCCACCCCGGCCGCACGGCCGAGGCGCACCTCGGCATGCTGGCCGCGACGCACGGCATCGGGAAGGCGCGCGTCGCGGAGGTCATGGAGCTCACCGGCATCACCGAGGTCGCGCGTCGCCGCATCGGCGGCTTCTCGCTCGGCATGCACCAGCGCCTCGGCATCGCGGCGACCATGCTGGGCGACCCGCACACGCTCCTCCTCGACGAGCCGGTGAACGGCCTCGACCCCGAGGGCGTGCACTGGGTGCGCGGATTCGTCCGCTCGCTGGCGGCCGAGGGGCGCGCGATCTTCCTCTCCTCGCACCTCATGAGCGAGATGGCGCAGACCGCCGACCACATCATCGTGCTCGGCAAGGGCCGCGTCCTCGCCGATGCGCCGGTGGGCGACTTCCTGCAGGGCGCCGGCCGCGAGCGCACCCGCGTGCGCGCGTCCGACGCGCGGGCGCTCGGCTCCCTCCTCGCGGCCGACGGCGTGTCCATCACGCAGGTGTCGTCCGACGTCCTCGAGGTCGAGGGTGTTCCCGCGGCACGCATCACGCGCGTCGCCGTCGGTGCCGACCTCGACGTGCACGAGCTCGTGCCCCTGCGCGGCTCCCTGGAAGACGCGTACCTCGCCCTCACCGGCGACGCCGTCGAGTATCGCAGCGACCCGGCCGCCCTCGCGGCCTGA
- a CDS encoding sensor histidine kinase: MSDSDLALPRPPGVLRRWLDAHPRTVDGLLVFACEVLPALLALVLAAAVPEGEAVPVWTLVATGIGIAAGSAALIARRRRPLTAAIVCGVVAVLPLPLSMGGQLAVFVALYALGVHSTTRRAWTGYGIVAGITLVVSGLATWLALTRPDLPADPHFSVSSPATALPNAIVFLVPTLLGLTVGNRRRYIDALLARAADLARERDQRAQLAVADERARIAREMHDIVSHSLTVMITLSEGAAAQAEAGRPGAPAAMRTVAETGRASLAEMRRLLGVLRSPDEGAAVAPLPGADDLDALVERFRGAGLAVRLTRDGAPIADAALALTVFRIVQEGLTNVLRHAPGARRVAAVVRREDGRVVVEIVNGPGTRPDSGPSGRGTGIIGLRERAALYAGTIEAGATADGGWRLHAELREGQG; this comes from the coding sequence ATGAGCGACTCCGACCTCGCGCTCCCGCGCCCGCCCGGAGTCCTCCGGCGCTGGCTCGATGCGCACCCGCGGACCGTCGACGGTCTGCTCGTGTTCGCCTGCGAGGTGCTGCCGGCCCTGCTCGCCCTCGTCCTGGCGGCGGCGGTGCCCGAGGGCGAGGCCGTGCCGGTCTGGACGCTCGTCGCGACGGGAATCGGGATCGCGGCGGGATCGGCCGCTCTCATCGCGCGGCGACGGCGCCCGCTGACCGCCGCCATCGTGTGCGGCGTGGTCGCCGTCCTGCCGCTGCCCCTCAGCATGGGCGGGCAGCTCGCGGTCTTCGTCGCGCTCTACGCCCTGGGCGTGCACAGCACGACGCGGCGCGCGTGGACCGGCTACGGGATCGTCGCCGGCATCACCCTCGTCGTCTCGGGGCTCGCGACGTGGCTCGCGCTCACCCGCCCCGACCTCCCCGCCGATCCGCACTTCAGCGTCAGCTCGCCCGCCACGGCGCTGCCGAACGCCATCGTCTTCCTCGTGCCGACGCTCCTCGGGCTCACCGTCGGCAACCGCCGTCGCTACATCGACGCCCTCCTCGCCCGCGCCGCCGACCTCGCGCGCGAACGCGATCAGCGTGCGCAGCTCGCGGTGGCCGACGAGCGCGCGCGCATCGCCCGCGAGATGCACGACATCGTCTCGCACAGCCTCACCGTGATGATCACCCTCTCCGAGGGCGCCGCGGCGCAGGCGGAAGCGGGACGGCCGGGTGCCCCGGCGGCCATGCGCACGGTGGCGGAGACGGGCCGCGCCTCGCTCGCCGAGATGCGCCGGCTGCTCGGCGTGCTGCGCTCCCCCGACGAGGGCGCGGCTGTCGCGCCCCTGCCGGGTGCCGACGATCTCGATGCCCTCGTCGAACGGTTCCGGGGAGCGGGCCTCGCCGTCCGCCTCACCAGGGATGGCGCGCCGATCGCGGACGCCGCGCTCGCGCTCACGGTGTTCCGCATCGTGCAGGAGGGCCTCACGAACGTGCTCCGCCACGCACCCGGGGCCCGACGAGTCGCAGCGGTCGTGCGCCGTGAGGACGGCCGGGTCGTCGTCGAGATCGTGAACGGGCCGGGCACCCGCCCGGACAGCGGTCCATCGGGCCGCGGCACGGGCATCATCGGCCTGCGGGAGCGCGCCGCGCTCTACGCGGGCACGATCGAGGCGGGCGCGACGGCGGATGGCGGATGGCGGCTCCACGCGGAGCTGAGGGAGGGACAGGGATGA
- a CDS encoding response regulator transcription factor, with protein sequence MTSEPIRVAIADDQQLVRLGLRMVLDAQPDIDVVAEAEDGEEAVAIARSTDLDVLLMDVRMPRLDGIGATERIVAHGPRPGILVLTTFDLDEYAFAALRAGASGFLLKDALPSDLLTAIRAVHAGDAVLAPSVTRRMIAQFAASAPAAPRPSAALATLTPREREVFAAIAEGLTNDEIAERFFLAPSTVKTHIGRLLQKLDARDRVQLVILAYEAGVVGG encoded by the coding sequence ATGACGAGCGAGCCGATCAGAGTCGCGATCGCCGACGACCAGCAGCTCGTGCGGCTGGGGCTGCGGATGGTCCTCGATGCGCAGCCCGACATCGACGTGGTCGCCGAGGCCGAGGACGGCGAGGAGGCGGTGGCCATCGCCCGCTCGACCGACCTCGACGTGCTCCTCATGGACGTGCGCATGCCGCGGCTGGACGGCATCGGGGCCACCGAGCGCATCGTGGCGCACGGTCCGCGGCCGGGCATCCTCGTGCTCACGACGTTCGACCTCGACGAGTACGCGTTCGCGGCGCTCCGTGCGGGGGCGAGCGGCTTCCTCCTGAAGGACGCGCTGCCATCCGACCTGCTCACCGCCATCCGCGCCGTCCATGCCGGCGATGCCGTGCTCGCGCCGAGCGTCACGCGGCGGATGATCGCGCAGTTCGCGGCGTCCGCGCCCGCCGCACCGCGGCCATCCGCCGCGCTCGCGACGCTCACCCCGCGCGAGCGCGAGGTCTTCGCGGCCATCGCCGAGGGCCTCACGAACGACGAGATCGCCGAGCGGTTCTTCCTCGCGCCGTCGACCGTGAAGACGCACATCGGCCGCCTGCTGCAGAAGCTCGACGCGCGCGATCGCGTGCAGCTCGTGATCCTCGCCTACGAGGCCGGCGTGGTCGGCGGCTGA
- a CDS encoding SDR family NAD(P)-dependent oxidoreductase, whose protein sequence is MTQRAPRSWDPARLPDQSGRTFLITGANAGLGYFASEQLARARAHVILSGRSPHRLTAARDALEARVPGASVQTLLLDVSNSGSIRAAAASVRGGLFKRQRLDGVLLNAGIVHTPRERMTTRDGRELVLATNALGHFVLAAELLTTLSKSASRTWTPRMVWLGSMSTRMGAYDPVDIQLERGYRAWRAYVQSKVVVQALGMEADARLKAAGVPVESVVAHPGYSIGGRTPRVTGVNEPGLWKRVKDTLQAPVSQSKEDGAASLVRALVDPEVSGGEYWGPRHLTRGLPTLQQPSKTSADPEVRQRIWETCERLSGMEWPLARAARLAGR, encoded by the coding sequence GTGACCCAACGCGCGCCCCGGAGCTGGGATCCCGCGCGCCTGCCCGACCAGTCCGGCCGCACGTTCCTCATCACCGGCGCCAACGCCGGCCTCGGATACTTCGCCAGCGAGCAGCTCGCCCGGGCCCGGGCCCACGTCATCCTGAGCGGTCGCAGCCCGCACCGCCTCACCGCCGCGCGCGACGCGCTCGAGGCGCGCGTGCCCGGGGCGTCGGTGCAGACGCTGCTGCTCGACGTGAGCAACAGCGGCTCCATCCGCGCCGCCGCCGCCAGCGTCCGCGGCGGACTCTTCAAGCGGCAGCGGCTCGACGGCGTGCTGCTGAACGCGGGCATCGTGCACACGCCGCGCGAGCGCATGACGACGCGGGATGGCCGTGAGCTGGTCCTCGCGACGAACGCGCTCGGCCACTTCGTGCTGGCCGCGGAGCTGCTCACCACCCTGTCGAAGTCGGCCAGCCGCACCTGGACGCCCCGCATGGTCTGGCTCGGCAGCATGTCGACGCGGATGGGCGCCTACGACCCCGTCGACATCCAGCTCGAGCGCGGGTACCGGGCCTGGCGCGCGTACGTGCAGTCGAAGGTCGTGGTGCAGGCGCTCGGGATGGAGGCCGACGCGCGCCTCAAGGCCGCGGGCGTGCCGGTGGAGAGCGTCGTCGCGCACCCGGGCTACTCGATCGGTGGTCGCACGCCGCGCGTGACCGGGGTCAACGAGCCCGGCCTGTGGAAGCGCGTGAAGGACACCCTGCAGGCGCCCGTCTCCCAGTCCAAGGAGGACGGTGCGGCCTCGCTCGTCCGCGCGCTCGTCGATCCTGAGGTCTCCGGCGGGGAGTACTGGGGCCCGCGCCATCTCACCCGCGGGCTGCCGACGCTGCAGCAGCCATCGAAGACCTCCGCCGACCCCGAGGTGCGTCAGCGCATCTGGGAGACGTGCGAGCGGCTCTCCGGCATGGAGTGGCCGCTGGCCCGCGCCGCGCGCCTCGCCGGCCGCTGA
- a CDS encoding HAD-IIA family hydrolase: MARRDEIECWLTDMDGVLVHEEKPIPGAPELLAQWRDTGTPFLVLTNNSIFTPRDLAARLRGSGIDVPEENIWTSALATAAFLKQQSPGGSAFVIGEAGILTAMHEAGFIMTETNPDYVVVGETRNYSFEALTKAVRLINRGARFISTNPDATGPSAEGVLPATGAINALITKATGKEPYIVGKPNPMMFRSALNRIGAHSENTGMIGDRMDTDIVAGIEAGLHTVLVMTGISSRTSIEQYPFRPDEIVASVADLLDLRAEGEGGGELVAGV; the protein is encoded by the coding sequence ATGGCGCGACGCGATGAGATCGAGTGCTGGCTGACCGACATGGACGGCGTCCTCGTGCACGAGGAGAAGCCGATTCCCGGGGCTCCGGAGCTGCTCGCGCAGTGGCGCGACACCGGCACGCCCTTCCTCGTGCTGACGAACAACTCGATCTTCACGCCGCGGGATCTCGCGGCCCGGCTGCGCGGCTCGGGCATCGACGTGCCCGAGGAGAACATCTGGACCAGCGCCCTGGCGACGGCCGCGTTCCTCAAGCAGCAGAGCCCGGGAGGGTCGGCCTTCGTGATCGGCGAGGCCGGCATCCTCACCGCCATGCACGAGGCGGGGTTCATCATGACGGAGACGAACCCCGACTACGTCGTCGTCGGGGAGACGCGCAACTACTCCTTCGAGGCGCTGACGAAGGCGGTGCGCCTCATCAACCGGGGGGCGCGCTTCATCTCCACCAACCCCGACGCCACCGGCCCGAGCGCGGAGGGGGTGCTGCCCGCCACCGGCGCGATCAACGCGCTCATCACGAAGGCGACCGGCAAGGAGCCCTACATCGTCGGCAAGCCGAACCCGATGATGTTCCGCTCGGCGCTCAACCGCATCGGCGCGCACAGCGAGAACACCGGGATGATCGGCGACCGCATGGACACCGACATCGTCGCCGGCATCGAGGCGGGTCTCCACACCGTGCTCGTGATGACCGGCATCAGCTCGCGGACCTCGATCGAGCAGTACCCGTTCCGCCCCGACGAGATCGTGGCGTCGGTCGCCGACCTGCTGGACCTCCGCGCCGAGGGCGAGGGCGGCGGCGAGCTCGTGGCCGGGGTCTGA
- a CDS encoding ROK family protein, producing MTRIALAIDLGGTKIDAALIDADGRVLAEGRNRRPTGPEITPDGLHRAVTEVVSHALAHLPDGARFVGAGIGSAGPIDLQAGAIHPVNMPSVRGFALLEAVRDAVIASTGEFDPVVRLRHDGGCLALAESWLGAAAGARASLSLVVSTGVGGGVVLGGIPVGGASGNAGHLGQMHVGELTVEEIAAGPASVRWAQLQGWQGETGEDLATAAAAGDRVARAAIERSAKTVGQALADASSLLDLEVIAISGGFSNVADDYVDLVGAALREWAGLPYAQRTRVVRSALGGDGPIIGAGALVLRDA from the coding sequence ATGACACGCATCGCACTCGCCATCGACCTCGGCGGCACGAAGATCGACGCCGCGCTCATCGACGCCGACGGACGCGTCCTCGCCGAGGGCCGCAACCGCCGGCCCACCGGCCCGGAGATCACGCCCGACGGACTCCACCGTGCCGTCACCGAGGTCGTGTCGCACGCGCTCGCGCACCTGCCGGACGGCGCGCGGTTCGTCGGCGCGGGTATCGGCAGCGCGGGGCCGATCGACCTGCAGGCGGGGGCCATCCACCCCGTCAACATGCCGAGCGTGCGCGGGTTCGCGCTCCTGGAAGCCGTGCGAGACGCCGTCATCGCCTCGACCGGCGAGTTCGACCCGGTCGTGCGGCTGCGGCACGACGGCGGGTGCCTCGCGCTCGCGGAGTCGTGGCTGGGCGCCGCGGCGGGAGCCCGCGCGTCGCTCTCGCTCGTCGTGTCGACGGGGGTCGGCGGCGGCGTCGTCCTCGGCGGCATCCCCGTGGGTGGGGCATCGGGCAATGCCGGGCACCTCGGGCAGATGCACGTCGGCGAGCTCACGGTCGAGGAGATCGCGGCCGGCCCCGCCAGCGTGCGGTGGGCGCAGCTGCAGGGATGGCAGGGCGAGACGGGCGAGGACCTCGCCACGGCGGCGGCGGCGGGCGACCGCGTCGCGCGGGCGGCGATCGAGCGGTCGGCGAAGACGGTCGGGCAGGCGCTCGCCGACGCGTCGTCGCTGCTCGACCTCGAGGTGATCGCCATCTCTGGCGGGTTCTCCAACGTCGCCGACGACTACGTCGACCTCGTCGGCGCCGCCCTGCGCGAGTGGGCTGGGCTGCCCTACGCGCAGCGGACGCGCGTCGTCCGCAGCGCCCTCGGCGGCGACGGCCCGATCATCGGCGCGGGCGCGCTCGTCCTCCGCGACGCCTGA